The following coding sequences lie in one Populus nigra chromosome 15, ddPopNigr1.1, whole genome shotgun sequence genomic window:
- the LOC133674367 gene encoding transcription factor MYB3R-1-like isoform X1: MESSDRLISAPLDGLVSDRIPRPPKLLHGRTSGPARRSTKGQWKAEEDEILRKAVQRFKGKNWKKIAECFKDRTDVQCLHRWQKVLNPELVKGPWSKEEDEIIIELVNKYGPKKWSTIAQHLPGRIGKQCRERWHNHLNPAINKEAWTQQEEVALIRAHQIYGNRWAELTKFLPGRTDNAIKNHWNSSVKKKLDSYVASGLLEQFQSSPLAGHQTLSLPSSSSRLHSSGDDNAQRGGSEVEDISECSQESTMVGCSQSAGDQGIAVFHTREEFQFAEESGPRKEQSSSPASCSEQYYIPEMPCELGGSSNFLQQSFSHNTLTSTNSDYQFELQELPNISALELRQESSGLPTHCITANESHELVNDPFQTSIGLGAPTSMGNIAASSAQSGQIFVSDDECCRILFSEAANCEIFSSGNITKDSNVADLGGDMDSSLPQSPNIQISETERSTSQSFCPPRSAILGTSCRQSFLPGSSLHSADDNKPVYGREPNPLMAQSFGTLEQQFITSIHDSFIYTIDAINSSCDNGTDNTELQEKPYLKEPSKLVPVNTFPSVSDTISSCAADEKPNVNAEQEAGGLCYEPPRFPSLDMPFLSCDLVQSGSDMQQEYSPLGIRQLMMSSMNCITPFRLWDSPSRDGSPDAVLKSAAKTFTGTPSILKKRNRDLLSPLSDRRVDKKLEIDMASNLSKDFSCLDVMFDESETHNRSSLLPPPSNQEKNHESSGEDKENLDPALEGAGEFCGNTKDNVKQGTGDSDARSKVHSVASVQQSSGVLSEENTNHLLFSPDQLGFKADRAFGPSARTPRNLYRKILGTLSEQASGSESSFGNPCMIFSPTSCKKNHENHIIESTSVQSIPSSAPSENMPDNSGNNAGTGNFGIFGDTPFKRSIESPSAWKSPWFINSFVPGPRIDTEISIEDIGYFMSPGDRSYDAIALMKQLSEHTASAYADALEVLGKDTPESMLKERRRSNDQNGDQENRSHLASNVLTECRTLDFSECETPGKLTENGKSSSAISFSSPSAYLLKGCR; the protein is encoded by the exons ATGGAAAGTAGTGACAGGTTAATTTCTGCTCCTTTGGATGGGCTTGTTAGCGACAGGATCCCGAGACCACCCAAGCTTCTTCACGG GAGGACTAGTGGCCCTGCAAGGCGTTCCACGAAGGGGCAATGGAAAGCTGAAGAG GATGAGATTCTGCGCAAGGCTGTTCAGCGTTTCAAAGGAAAGAACTGGAAAAAAATTG CTGAGTGTTTCAAGGACAGAACTGATGTACAATGTCTACATAGGTGGCAGAAGGTCTTGAATCCTGAACTTGTTAAAGGTCCTTGGTCGAAGGAG GAGgatgaaataataattgaattggTAAACAAATATGGGCCAAAGAAGTGGTCCACAATTGCACAGCATTTACCTGGACGTATTGGAAAGCAGTGCCGGGAAAG GTGGCATAATCATCTTAATCCTGCAATAAACAAAGAGGCGTGGACTCAGCAAGAGGAGGTGGCCTTGATTCGTGCACATCAAATTTATGGGAATAGATGGGCAGAGCTGACAAAGTTTTTGCCTGGAAG GACAGACAATGCCATAAAAAATCACTGGAACAGTTCTGTAAAGAAGAAACTGGACTCTTATGTGGCATCAGGTCTGTTAGAACAGTTCCAATCCTCTCCTCTTGCTGGACATCAAACTCTATCCTTGCCCTCATCTTCCTCAAGGCTGCACAGTTCTGGAGATGATAATGCTCAGAGAGGTGGTTCAGAAGTAGAAGATATATCAGAATGCAGTCAAGAATCAACTATGGTTGGTTGCTCACAGTCTGCGGGTGACCAGGGTATTGCAGTTTTTCATACAAGAGAAGAATTTCAGTTTGCTGAAGAATCTGGTCCCAGAAAGGAGCAAAGCTCCAGTCCAGCATCTTGTTCAGAACAATATTACATCCCTGAAATGCCTTGTGAATTGGGCGGCTCTTCCAACTTTCTTCAGCAAAGTTTCTCCCATAACACTTTGACTTCTACAAACAGTGATTATCAATTTGAATTACAGGAGCTACCTAACATATCCGCCCTAGAACTAAGGCAGGAATCATCAGGTTTGCCAACTCATTGCATAACTGCTAATGAAAGCCATGAACTGGTGAATGATCCATTTCAAACTTCCATTGGCCTGGGCGCTCCTACTTCCATGGGAAATATTGCTGCAAGTTCTGCACAATCAGGCCAGATATTTGTATCTGATGATGAATGTTGCCGGATTCTATTCTCAGAGGCAGCAAATTGTGAAATTTTTTCCTCTGGAAATATTACAAAAGACTCAAATGTGGCTGACTTAGGAGGTGACATGGATTCATCACTTCCTCAATCACCAAACATCCAGATATCTGAAACAGAGAGAAGTACTTCACAGTCATTTTGTCCTCCAAGGTCTGCTATATTGGGAACTTCATGCCGCCAATCTTTTCTTCCCGGTTCTTCACTACATTCTGCTGATGATAACAAACCTGTGTATGGTAGGGAACCCAATCCGTTAATGGCCCAATCATTTGGAACTCTCGAACAACAGTTTATTACAAGCATACATGATAGCTTTATCTATACCATTGATGCCATCAACTCCTCATGTGACAATGGTACTGATAACACAGAGCTGCAAGAGAAACCATATCTGAAGGAACCATCAAAGTTAGTGCCCGTGAATACTTTTCCTTCAGTCTCAGATACCATATCATCTTGTGCTGCAGATGAGAAACCAAATGTGAATGCAGAACAGGAGGCAGGAGGTCTTTGCTATGAACCTCCTCGTTTCCCAAGCTTGGATATGCCGTTTCTCAGTTGTGATCTCGTACAATCTGGCAGTGATATGCAACAAGAGTATAGTCCTCTTGGTATTCGCCAACTGATGATGTCTTCCATGAACTGCATCACTCCCTTTAGGTTATGGGATTCACCATCTCGGGATGGTAGCCCTGATGCTGTTCTGAAAAGTGCTGCCAAGACTTTCACAGGCACACCATCCATTCTGAAGAAACGAAACCGGGATTTATTGTCACCCTTGTCAGACAGAAGAGTTGACAAAAAGCTTGAGATTGACATGGCATCCAATTTGAGCAAAGATTTTTCATGTTTGGATGTTATGTTTGACGAGAGTGAGACTCACAACAGATCATCTCTGCTGCCCCCACCGTCCAATCAGGAAAAGAACCATGAATCCTCAGGTGAAGATAAAGAAAATCTGGACCCTGCTCTTGAAGGCGCAGGTGAATTTTGCGGTAATACCAAGGATAATGTAAAGCAAGGGACAGGTGATAGTGATGCGAGGTCCAAGGTTCATTCCGTTGCTAGT GTGCAACAGTCTTCTGGAGTCCTATCTGAAGAAAACACCAATCATCTGTTATTTTCTCCTGATCAACTTGGTTTTAAAGCAGACAGAGCATTTGGTCCAAGTGCTCGAACTCCCAGGAATTTGTACCGTAAAATTTTGGGCACTTTATCAGAGCAAGCCAGTGGTTCAGAATCCTCATTTGGAAATCCATGCATGATCTTTAGCCCTACTAGTTGTAAGAAGAACCATGAAAATCATATAATTGAAAGCACATCAGTTCAATCTATTCCTTCATCAGCACCATCAGAGAATATGCCTGATAATTCTGGGAACAATGCTGGAACTGGAAATTTTGGCAT ATTTGGTGATACTCCTTTCAAAAGGAGTATCGAATCCCCTTCGGCGTGGAAGTCACCTTGGTTCATTAATTCTTTTGTGCCAGGCCCAAGGATTGATACAGAAATATCCATCGAG GATATTGGGTATTTCATGAGTCCTGGGGACAGAAGCTATGATGCCATTGCACTAATGAAGCAATTAAGTGAGCACACTGCATCTGCATATGCCGATGCCTTGGAGGTTTTGGGTAAAGACACTCCCGAGTCAATGTTAAAAGAAAGGAGGCGCTCCAATGATCAAAATGGTGACCAAGAGAATCGCTCCCATTTGGCTTCAAATGTTTTG ACAGAATGCCGGACCCTTGACTTTAGTGAATGTGAAACACCTGGGAAGCTAACAGAAAATGGGAAATCTTCAAGTGCCATAAGCTTTTCAAGTCCCTCCGCTTATCTGTTGAAGGGTTGCAGATAG
- the LOC133674367 gene encoding transcription factor MYB3R-1-like isoform X2 — MESSDRLISAPLDGLVSDRIPRPPKLLHGRTSGPARRSTKGQWKAEEDEILRKAVQRFKGKNWKKIAECFKDRTDVQCLHRWQKVLNPELVKGPWSKEEDEIIIELVNKYGPKKWSTIAQHLPGRIGKQCRERWHNHLNPAINKEAWTQQEEVALIRAHQIYGNRWAELTKFLPGRTDNAIKNHWNSSVKKKLDSYVASGLLEQFQSSPLAGHQTLSLPSSSSRLHSSGDDNAQRGGSEVEDISECSQESTMVGCSQSAGDQGIAVFHTREEFQFAEESGPRKEQSSSPASCSEQYYIPEMPCELGGSSNFLQQSFSHNTLTSTNSDYQFELQELPNISALELRQESSGLPTHCITANESHELVNDPFQTSIGLGAPTSMGNIAASSAQSGQIFVSDDECCRILFSEAANCEIFSSGNITKDSNVADLGGDMDSSLPQSPNIQISETERSTSQSFCPPRSAILGTSCRQSFLPGSSLHSADDNKPVYGREPNPLMAQSFGTLEQQFITSIHDSFIYTIDAINSSCDNGTDNTELQEKPYLKEPSKLVPVNTFPSVSDTISSCAADEKPNVNAEQEAGGLCYEPPRFPSLDMPFLSCDLVQSGSDMQQEYSPLGIRQLMMSSMNCITPFRLWDSPSRDGSPDAVLKSAAKTFTGTPSILKKRNRDLLSPLSDRRVDKKLEIDMASNLSKDFSCLDVMFDESETHNRSSLLPPPSNQEKNHESSGEDKENLDPALEGAGEFCGNTKDNVKQGTGDSDARSKVHSVASSSGVLSEENTNHLLFSPDQLGFKADRAFGPSARTPRNLYRKILGTLSEQASGSESSFGNPCMIFSPTSCKKNHENHIIESTSVQSIPSSAPSENMPDNSGNNAGTGNFGIFGDTPFKRSIESPSAWKSPWFINSFVPGPRIDTEISIEDIGYFMSPGDRSYDAIALMKQLSEHTASAYADALEVLGKDTPESMLKERRRSNDQNGDQENRSHLASNVLTECRTLDFSECETPGKLTENGKSSSAISFSSPSAYLLKGCR; from the exons ATGGAAAGTAGTGACAGGTTAATTTCTGCTCCTTTGGATGGGCTTGTTAGCGACAGGATCCCGAGACCACCCAAGCTTCTTCACGG GAGGACTAGTGGCCCTGCAAGGCGTTCCACGAAGGGGCAATGGAAAGCTGAAGAG GATGAGATTCTGCGCAAGGCTGTTCAGCGTTTCAAAGGAAAGAACTGGAAAAAAATTG CTGAGTGTTTCAAGGACAGAACTGATGTACAATGTCTACATAGGTGGCAGAAGGTCTTGAATCCTGAACTTGTTAAAGGTCCTTGGTCGAAGGAG GAGgatgaaataataattgaattggTAAACAAATATGGGCCAAAGAAGTGGTCCACAATTGCACAGCATTTACCTGGACGTATTGGAAAGCAGTGCCGGGAAAG GTGGCATAATCATCTTAATCCTGCAATAAACAAAGAGGCGTGGACTCAGCAAGAGGAGGTGGCCTTGATTCGTGCACATCAAATTTATGGGAATAGATGGGCAGAGCTGACAAAGTTTTTGCCTGGAAG GACAGACAATGCCATAAAAAATCACTGGAACAGTTCTGTAAAGAAGAAACTGGACTCTTATGTGGCATCAGGTCTGTTAGAACAGTTCCAATCCTCTCCTCTTGCTGGACATCAAACTCTATCCTTGCCCTCATCTTCCTCAAGGCTGCACAGTTCTGGAGATGATAATGCTCAGAGAGGTGGTTCAGAAGTAGAAGATATATCAGAATGCAGTCAAGAATCAACTATGGTTGGTTGCTCACAGTCTGCGGGTGACCAGGGTATTGCAGTTTTTCATACAAGAGAAGAATTTCAGTTTGCTGAAGAATCTGGTCCCAGAAAGGAGCAAAGCTCCAGTCCAGCATCTTGTTCAGAACAATATTACATCCCTGAAATGCCTTGTGAATTGGGCGGCTCTTCCAACTTTCTTCAGCAAAGTTTCTCCCATAACACTTTGACTTCTACAAACAGTGATTATCAATTTGAATTACAGGAGCTACCTAACATATCCGCCCTAGAACTAAGGCAGGAATCATCAGGTTTGCCAACTCATTGCATAACTGCTAATGAAAGCCATGAACTGGTGAATGATCCATTTCAAACTTCCATTGGCCTGGGCGCTCCTACTTCCATGGGAAATATTGCTGCAAGTTCTGCACAATCAGGCCAGATATTTGTATCTGATGATGAATGTTGCCGGATTCTATTCTCAGAGGCAGCAAATTGTGAAATTTTTTCCTCTGGAAATATTACAAAAGACTCAAATGTGGCTGACTTAGGAGGTGACATGGATTCATCACTTCCTCAATCACCAAACATCCAGATATCTGAAACAGAGAGAAGTACTTCACAGTCATTTTGTCCTCCAAGGTCTGCTATATTGGGAACTTCATGCCGCCAATCTTTTCTTCCCGGTTCTTCACTACATTCTGCTGATGATAACAAACCTGTGTATGGTAGGGAACCCAATCCGTTAATGGCCCAATCATTTGGAACTCTCGAACAACAGTTTATTACAAGCATACATGATAGCTTTATCTATACCATTGATGCCATCAACTCCTCATGTGACAATGGTACTGATAACACAGAGCTGCAAGAGAAACCATATCTGAAGGAACCATCAAAGTTAGTGCCCGTGAATACTTTTCCTTCAGTCTCAGATACCATATCATCTTGTGCTGCAGATGAGAAACCAAATGTGAATGCAGAACAGGAGGCAGGAGGTCTTTGCTATGAACCTCCTCGTTTCCCAAGCTTGGATATGCCGTTTCTCAGTTGTGATCTCGTACAATCTGGCAGTGATATGCAACAAGAGTATAGTCCTCTTGGTATTCGCCAACTGATGATGTCTTCCATGAACTGCATCACTCCCTTTAGGTTATGGGATTCACCATCTCGGGATGGTAGCCCTGATGCTGTTCTGAAAAGTGCTGCCAAGACTTTCACAGGCACACCATCCATTCTGAAGAAACGAAACCGGGATTTATTGTCACCCTTGTCAGACAGAAGAGTTGACAAAAAGCTTGAGATTGACATGGCATCCAATTTGAGCAAAGATTTTTCATGTTTGGATGTTATGTTTGACGAGAGTGAGACTCACAACAGATCATCTCTGCTGCCCCCACCGTCCAATCAGGAAAAGAACCATGAATCCTCAGGTGAAGATAAAGAAAATCTGGACCCTGCTCTTGAAGGCGCAGGTGAATTTTGCGGTAATACCAAGGATAATGTAAAGCAAGGGACAGGTGATAGTGATGCGAGGTCCAAGGTTCATTCCGTTGCTAGT TCTTCTGGAGTCCTATCTGAAGAAAACACCAATCATCTGTTATTTTCTCCTGATCAACTTGGTTTTAAAGCAGACAGAGCATTTGGTCCAAGTGCTCGAACTCCCAGGAATTTGTACCGTAAAATTTTGGGCACTTTATCAGAGCAAGCCAGTGGTTCAGAATCCTCATTTGGAAATCCATGCATGATCTTTAGCCCTACTAGTTGTAAGAAGAACCATGAAAATCATATAATTGAAAGCACATCAGTTCAATCTATTCCTTCATCAGCACCATCAGAGAATATGCCTGATAATTCTGGGAACAATGCTGGAACTGGAAATTTTGGCAT ATTTGGTGATACTCCTTTCAAAAGGAGTATCGAATCCCCTTCGGCGTGGAAGTCACCTTGGTTCATTAATTCTTTTGTGCCAGGCCCAAGGATTGATACAGAAATATCCATCGAG GATATTGGGTATTTCATGAGTCCTGGGGACAGAAGCTATGATGCCATTGCACTAATGAAGCAATTAAGTGAGCACACTGCATCTGCATATGCCGATGCCTTGGAGGTTTTGGGTAAAGACACTCCCGAGTCAATGTTAAAAGAAAGGAGGCGCTCCAATGATCAAAATGGTGACCAAGAGAATCGCTCCCATTTGGCTTCAAATGTTTTG ACAGAATGCCGGACCCTTGACTTTAGTGAATGTGAAACACCTGGGAAGCTAACAGAAAATGGGAAATCTTCAAGTGCCATAAGCTTTTCAAGTCCCTCCGCTTATCTGTTGAAGGGTTGCAGATAG
- the LOC133674350 gene encoding ethylene-responsive transcription factor ERF016-like translates to MVRERRERGDDSGRYKGVRMRKWGKWVAEIRQPNSRDRIWLGSYNTAEEAARAYDAAVLCLRGPSATFNFPTNIPEIPAMTDQVLSPMQIREVASRHARRGSTVEPAERIVGPGLCEVPSGRSGEVYLGGGENMEECLEGIFSGAYYQTPGVWTV, encoded by the coding sequence ATGGTGAGAGAAAGAAGGGAGAGAGGAGATGATAGCGGGCGTTACAAGGGAGTGAGGATGAGAAAGTGGGGAAAATGGGTAGCAGAAATAAGGCAACCTAACAGCAGGGATAGAATATGGTTAGGTTCATATAATACTGCAGAGGAAGCAGCAAGAGCATATGATGCTGCTGTTTTGTGTTTACGAGGGCCTTCGGCGACGTTTAATTTTCCAACGAATATACCGGAAATCCCTGCCATGACAGATCAGGTATTGTCTCCCATGCAGATCAGGGAGGTTGCTTCTAGGCATGCAAGAAGGGGGAGTACTGTGGAGCCCGCAGAGAGGATTGTGGGACCTGGGTTGTGTGAAGTGCCGTCTGGGAGGAGTGGAGAGGTGTACTTGGGTGGTGGAGAGAATATGGAGGAATGCTTGGAGGGGATTTTTAGTGGGGCATACTATCAAACACCTGGTGTGTGGACAGTTTAA